The nucleotide window ATGGATCCCACCTATTATTGACCGGACTTATCATTCTAGTGATTATTGCAGCTTTTATAGCAAAAAAGATCAAGCAAAGAgaggagaagagaaaaagagcAGCCAAGGAACACATAGAATTGGAGGACGTAATAATAATTGAGGAGGTAGCGACTACGTCAGAGAAGAAAAACGgtagaaaatttagaaaaatttgaaggggaGATCACTGAAACGGAATTGtctcaccaaaattttgcaCTCCATTAAAATGCACGATTACTTACAAAACAActtatcttaaattttttgtttttcacgatTGTCATAATTGAATGAAACTGATAACACCTAACTCTCTACCCCACCTCTGCTTGAGGGTGGAGAAATAGGAAATGTAAATAATGTATGTAGCTCATCTAATTCTTATACCTGTCTCCTACCTCTCTACCCCAACGCTACGCTAAGGTGGAGAGAAGGTACTCATTTCTCTCTACCCTAAATAAGTTGAGGGTGGAGAAAAAGGTCATGAGATACACAAATCAACATAAATGAATGTACAGAAATAATGGTGGAGGTGGAAAtaatattccaaaaaatttaattaatgtaATAGATACTCATTAATATTAGTCGTATATTATAAAATTTAACTCTCATACAATATAATACTCATTATCCCGCCCACAAACGTCATCACACATATAATAGGTATATAACACATACAATTTCTATTGCAGGATTGTGCTTACATGCTTTATTATGTCTGTTCTTCACTAGGTTGGAGAGAACTCTCGAAGGACGCACTCTAACCAGAGACGGAAGAACCAATAAAACTAGGTAAAATTAAGATTAGTATTAGTGcaatattcttttttattgaatCTTACCCACAAAAATGAAACCCAAGCAGCAATTAAAAGCGAAATATTACACCTCGGATGCACCAGAATTGGAGACAATAATATCCGGCTATGAAATATATCCCGATAGATATAACAACATAAGAGAGGATAGAGGAACATGGATATTTAGACAACCCACTGTTGCACCGTGCTATAATGTTTTGCTAAAAAACGCAGTCTTATTAACAGAGAATATGACGGCAAATGTGTTTGCTTATATCCAACAAAAGAGAGAAAGTTTAAAAGGCGAAACTTACTGGTTCTCTCCAGAAAAAGTGGCAAACACATTAGTAAGGGCTAGCGAAGGGCTGGTtaagacaataaaaaaaaatattatctccATAGAATTAACAAATATTACTGAGCATAGAATAACATTACAGCATGACACTCTCTTGGGCATAGTAacaaaagacaagaaaaatttggaacgtAAAAAGAATAGAGCAATTCccggaataaaaaaatcatgtaaattaAAATGGAAGCCATCAAAGATCATTAATAACAACATGTTAGAGCAAATTTCTCCTACCAAGTGTGTGACCCTACCTAATGAAACAAACCAAGACCATAAGATATCAAGACCATACAATAAGAAAACAGCAGGTGGTAATAGAAAGGGCGCAAGTGAGCGCAAAAGACTGAAACGCCAAATTCTCAGGGGTAAACCTGCCCCACAATTTGCTAATGCACCGACCATACTACCGCCTATTGAGGTCAATGAAAGAAATGTGCATCTACCATTTTATTGTACTGCACTCGGGAGATGTGATTCGTGCAAAGCTCTAATTACTAAGTACTAACCACAGGTAATAAAAAAATAGCTTATCTCTACCTCACGGAACTAACCTGAAGGTGGAGAAAGCCGATTTGGTAAATTTAGGTTGTaagtctcaatttttatttatcatttattATATTAGGAGTTAGCATACCAACATTTATCATGTATTATTTTATCTGAAGAAGACCAAGGTTGTACATATGTTAAatgtaattattaattttttcatgttaaaatAGTGGCGAAGTGCTCCGCCACATCTCAGACGCGATCATGGAAATGCACATAAGCAATGAGGCCATGCAGTTGCTATCATCCCAGAAATGGCTCAGCGACGAAGTGATAACAGCGTACTTCGAATTGCTCCAACAAAGGGCGACTAGCGAATCCAACCTCCCTAAGATAAAAACCTTGGACACCTATTTCTTCACATCGCTAAGAAATAGAGGTCCAAGTGCCGTGCAAGGCAGGTTCAAGAAATGCAACATCAATGAACTGGAATTAGTACTCATTCCAGTTCATTACAACAACATTCATTGGACATTGGTGGTGTATGACTTGAGAGAAGGATCAATCTACTGGATTGACAGCATCCCCGATGACAAAAGCACCGAACTGGAACTACTGCGGAGCGCTGGGAACACACTATTTGGAGATAGAACGTGGTACCTCGCAGAGGTGGACGCCCCTTCTCAAAACAACACCTGGGCATGCGGAGAGTTCACGTGTGCATATGCAGAGTCAGTGGCGCGGAGGGCTCCGTTTGACTTCGAAACTTGCAATCTAAGGGACCAACTGAGGCTACAAATTGTACAACGAAAAGCAAGCCCATTCTCAACCGGACAACCCTACAGTGGAGTTCTACGCAACCTCTACAGACCTCGGCAACAACATCCGCCATCGGCCTGCAAAGAGCTAGAGGATGTGTGGATAACCAAGCAAAATCTCATCGATATGAGAAAATTCCTCCACAAAACTAAACAAAGAAAATCGAGGTTTCTTCTCAAAACGGGGATAAACAAAGTGCGGTTATACCAAAAAGACATTATATTGATTCTGAAACGTTTAGAACATAATTGACCCTCATTAACCATTAACATTAActctcattgtttttttttcagtgcggtgtcacgaacattttaaagttttaaagtttaagaacattcttaatttttatataaattttgaacatttttttctcagcgaaagttaaaaattttttttttaaactgtgttTGAAGATCACGCGCATCGAAGGCACGACTACCCTGCGGGCCCCTCCCGCAGCAAAACAATAGGAGGGCGAGACTACCCTGCGGGCCCCTCCCGCAGTAAAAACATAGGAGGGCACGACTACCCTGCGGGCCCCTCCCGCAGCAAAACAATAGGAGGGCGAGACTACCCTGCGGGCCCCTCCCGCAGTAAAAACATAGGAGGGCACGACTACCCTGCGGGCCCCTCCCGCAGTAAAAACATAGGAGGGCGTGACTACCCAGCGGCACTACCCAAACTTCTACTATATCATGGTAGCATGGTTATGTATGTATACATGTAATTCTAAGATTGATGATTAGAATAAGATTATTCcctttccattttaatttttttttaaaattatctttgacttatttttatattttgatttaCATTCTGATTTTAcactttgatttatttttcctccttttcttagatttttaattaaatgtcTAGTAATTAACCACCCTTGATATCTTGTTTTTTAGTAAgactaattattttaatttcaatttcaacattttacttcTATTTACTGATAATGCTATGCTATTCATACCACATATAATTTACATAAAACAAGATTATGTTATGCTCCAAGCCTCATAAAATTgttttagttttgatttttttttatggaagacTATGTATCTTGAGTACCTCTACCCCACGCATAAGCTGAGGGTGGAAGCCAAAAGAATGTTTGAATACATGTATATATATTATGTTTGCCTTTCCTCTGATAACTTACATTTtcaaattagtatttttttctatgtatcTCGAGTACCTCTACCCCACGCATAAGCTGAGGGTGGAagccaaaatgaatttttggatACTTGTATATATATTATGTTTGCCTTTCCTCTGATAACTTGCATTTTCAAattagtagttttttttttttttttgctatttcaaacatttcaaatcacatttttacattttcaaattagTATTTTTTGCTATGTATCTTGAGTACCTCTACCCCACGCATAAGCTGAGGGTGGAAGCCAAAAGAATGTTTGAATACATGTATATATATTATGTTTGCCTTTCCTCTGATAACTTACATTTtcaaattagtatttttttctatgtatcTCGAGTACCTCTACCCCACGCATAAGCTGAGGGTGGAagccaaaatgaatttttggatACTTGTATATATATTATGTTTGCCTTTCCTCTGATAACTTGCATTTTCAAattagtagttttttttttttttttttttttttttttttttttttttgctatgtaTCTTGAATACCTCTACCCCACGCATAAGCTGAGGGTGGAAGCCAAAACAATGTTTGAATACATGCCTATATATTATGTTTGTCTTTCCTCTGATAACTTGCAATTTCTAATACTTATCAAATTTAGTCTATCAATCTGGAATCCCGATTTGGATACTTTAATTATTTGGATGTTAGTGTTTTctacgaaatttttgaaaatttttgatgttgttgttagaattttttttaaaaaagacgaATGCACGAATGCGTACCActaattccgaaaatttttacttGCTACGTACCATAAATTCTGTTCTTGTATCATGTTATTGTATCTTATGTCATTTATTGTATCATTTATAATTCACTTAATCTTCCGGTTATCTATCCAAGATATATATCGTATTCGGTTATACTAGTTACAGGGCGAATTGCTCCAATCCACAAGTTATTATTGTCTCAAAGCTTCGCAAAG belongs to Bemisia tabaci chromosome 6, PGI_BMITA_v3 and includes:
- the LOC140224802 gene encoding sentrin-specific protease-like, coding for MEMHISNEAMQLLSSQKWLSDEVITAYFELLQQRATSESNLPKIKTLDTYFFTSLRNRGPSAVQGRFKKCNINELELVLIPVHYNNIHWTLVVYDLREGSIYWIDSIPDDKSTELELLRSAGNTLFGDRTWYLAEVDAPSQNNTWACGEFTCAYAESVARRAPFDFETCNLRDQLRLQIVQRKASPFSTGQPYSGVLRNLYRPRQQHPPSACKELEDVWITKQNLIDMRKFLHKTKQRKSRFLLKTGINKVRLYQKDIILILKRLEHN